One genomic segment of Natrialbaceae archaeon AArc-T1-2 includes these proteins:
- a CDS encoding tyrosine-type recombinase/integrase, translating into MSDLEPISPREAVELYVAHRELEVSEKTLQNHKYRLDAFVEWCNEVGIDNLNDLTGRDLHRYRVWRQQDVNVVTLRGQLATLRVFLEFCASIDAVEPGMRERVKLPEVDRGEEARDEMLDAERARKIIGYLERYKRASREHVIIAVLWHTGIRLGSLRAIDLEDYEPDKQCIWLRHRPDTGTPLKNQEPAERPLALDDYYCDVLDEFIRFHRNNVTDEYGREPLITSEKGRLGSDPIRMEVYRITQPCLLEECPHGRKPVSCEARDYGYYSKCPSSMSPHTIRRGAITYQLREDIPEEIVSDRCDVSSEVLERHYDRRTDREKMEQRRDFIEDL; encoded by the coding sequence ATGAGCGACCTCGAGCCCATCTCGCCACGCGAGGCGGTCGAACTCTACGTCGCCCACCGCGAACTCGAGGTGAGTGAGAAGACGCTCCAGAACCACAAGTACCGGCTCGACGCCTTTGTCGAGTGGTGCAACGAGGTCGGGATCGACAACCTCAACGACCTCACCGGGCGGGATCTCCACCGTTATCGCGTGTGGCGACAGCAGGACGTGAACGTCGTCACGCTTCGCGGACAGCTCGCCACACTGCGCGTGTTCCTCGAGTTCTGTGCATCGATCGACGCCGTCGAGCCGGGTATGCGTGAGCGGGTAAAACTCCCGGAGGTCGATCGCGGTGAAGAGGCTCGCGACGAGATGCTCGACGCGGAGCGTGCGCGGAAGATCATCGGCTACCTCGAGCGGTACAAGCGTGCGAGCCGCGAGCACGTCATCATCGCGGTCCTCTGGCACACCGGCATCCGGCTGGGAAGCCTTCGGGCGATCGATCTCGAGGACTACGAACCCGACAAACAGTGTATCTGGCTCCGGCATCGCCCTGATACCGGTACACCGTTGAAGAACCAGGAGCCGGCCGAGCGACCGCTCGCGCTCGATGACTACTACTGTGACGTCCTCGACGAGTTCATCCGGTTCCACCGGAACAACGTCACCGATGAATACGGCCGTGAGCCGCTCATCACGAGCGAGAAAGGCCGGCTGGGGTCCGATCCCATCAGGATGGAAGTCTACCGGATCACCCAGCCCTGCTTGCTCGAGGAGTGTCCACACGGGCGCAAGCCAGTCAGCTGCGAAGCTCGCGACTACGGATACTACTCGAAGTGTCCGAGCAGCATGTCGCCGCATACGATTCGACGTGGCGCGATCACGTACCAGCTTCGCGAGGACATCCCCGAGGAGATCGTCAGCGACCGGTGTGACGTTTCCTCGGAAGTCCTCGAGCGCCACTACGACCGACGGACGGACCGTGAGAAGATGGAACAGCGACGCGATTTCATCGAAGATTTATAA
- a CDS encoding DUF7389 domain-containing protein produces MSDDSDEISITTELTRGTSTDDRDKIKAEVSAASVDELEHKLERVRRQLEDWAEEVRDIQPENSRGRRRLADDQSELGEVDA; encoded by the coding sequence ATGAGCGACGACAGCGACGAGATCTCGATCACGACCGAGCTCACCCGCGGGACGTCGACCGACGACCGCGACAAGATCAAAGCCGAGGTGAGTGCCGCGTCCGTCGACGAACTCGAGCACAAACTCGAGCGCGTCCGTCGCCAGCTCGAGGACTGGGCCGAGGAGGTTCGGGACATCCAGCCCGAGAACTCCCGCGGCCGGCGTCGGCTCGCCGACGACCAGTCCGAACTCGGGGAGGTGGACGCATGA
- a CDS encoding helix-turn-helix transcriptional regulator: MTVAETERSTSWSDLSSFQRDVLEAIAHLESSSEESYGLAIQNRLEEHYSDVNPPRLYQNLDALIADGLLERSELDGRTNSYTLTSDARELLEESVHRRAEACGLEVTSTDGGDQ; the protein is encoded by the coding sequence ATGACGGTCGCCGAAACGGAGCGCTCGACTTCCTGGAGCGATCTCTCGAGCTTCCAGCGCGACGTGCTCGAGGCCATCGCTCACCTCGAGTCGAGCAGCGAGGAATCCTACGGGCTCGCGATCCAGAACCGACTCGAGGAGCACTACAGCGACGTGAACCCGCCGCGGCTGTACCAGAACCTCGACGCACTCATCGCCGACGGGCTCCTCGAGCGTAGCGAGCTCGACGGCCGGACGAACAGCTACACACTCACGTCCGACGCAAGGGAGTTGCTCGAGGAGAGCGTTCACCGCCGGGCCGAGGCGTGTGGGCTCGAGGTGACCTCGACCGACGGAGGTGACCAATGA
- a CDS encoding MarR family transcriptional regulator — MRQSGTWMTIWDDRILEIIRDEDAGRVGDLTEREAVRISQSSVSRRCKKLAEHGLLRPLGNGVYTITEKGEAYLEEEYDAENEVYINRNDSRDGPTASETSET; from the coding sequence ATGAGGCAATCCGGGACATGGATGACAATCTGGGATGACCGAATTCTCGAGATCATTCGGGATGAGGACGCCGGTCGAGTCGGTGATCTGACCGAGCGGGAAGCCGTCCGCATTTCGCAGTCTTCTGTCTCTCGCCGTTGCAAGAAGCTGGCAGAACACGGGCTGCTCCGACCGCTTGGCAACGGTGTCTATACGATTACCGAGAAGGGCGAGGCATATCTCGAGGAAGAGTACGACGCTGAAAACGAGGTCTATATCAACCGCAACGACTCGAGAGACGGCCCCACCGCAAGCGAGACCTCAGAAACGTGA
- a CDS encoding winged helix-turn-helix domain-containing protein, with protein sequence MCTLDERILEHLEEESWSTPRYMEQAIELYASRARIQERCQMLTQVGLVTPAFGDYHMYEITSKGQEYLEGELDVEDLPRPTIHRLL encoded by the coding sequence ATGTGCACGCTCGACGAGCGCATCCTCGAACACCTCGAAGAGGAGTCGTGGTCGACGCCGCGCTACATGGAGCAGGCTATTGAACTGTATGCCTCGCGCGCTCGGATCCAGGAGCGGTGCCAGATGCTTACCCAAGTCGGACTCGTCACACCTGCCTTCGGTGACTACCACATGTATGAGATCACGTCGAAAGGTCAGGAGTACCTCGAGGGTGAGCTGGACGTCGAGGATCTCCCTCGACCTACGATTCATCGTCTTCTCTAG
- a CDS encoding tyrosine-type recombinase/integrase — MNLQQHEKRDDMKVWLSQDEVSALLEAADGTQQRIAFALGARCGLRSHEVLDVAPEDVVDTDAGSMLRVWHGKGDKFRETPVPQDLATTIRTIDDYRDAPASRSLVEVSSTRSLRRWVRSAADQLHEETGDAGWTHLGFHDLRRTWATALASADVDPLLVCDWGGWNDLETFLEHYRGSYSPEAQQRERNKVNWL, encoded by the coding sequence ATGAATCTACAACAGCACGAGAAGCGCGACGATATGAAAGTGTGGCTCAGTCAAGATGAAGTGTCGGCACTTCTCGAGGCTGCCGACGGGACCCAGCAACGGATCGCGTTCGCCCTCGGCGCTCGCTGTGGACTCCGTTCGCACGAGGTCCTCGACGTCGCTCCCGAGGACGTCGTCGACACCGACGCGGGAAGTATGCTCCGAGTGTGGCACGGGAAAGGTGACAAGTTCCGCGAGACGCCGGTGCCGCAAGATCTCGCAACGACCATCCGTACGATCGACGACTATCGAGACGCGCCCGCCAGTAGATCACTCGTCGAGGTCTCGAGTACGCGCTCACTCCGACGGTGGGTCCGATCGGCAGCTGACCAGCTGCACGAGGAGACCGGAGACGCTGGGTGGACACACCTCGGGTTCCACGATCTCCGTCGGACGTGGGCGACTGCGCTCGCGTCGGCTGACGTCGATCCACTCCTGGTGTGTGACTGGGGCGGATGGAACGACCTCGAGACGTTCCTCGAGCACTATCGGGGAAGCTACAGTCCAGAAGCTCAACAACGGGAACGGAACAAAGTGAATTGGCTTTGA
- a CDS encoding Eco57I restriction-modification methylase domain-containing protein: MSVGEVQTEFNIEEFETQVSEADEDRIIETVAQSIRQLREQIDDDILDETFSRGRGEYTLKSEYTRDRLDPEPTTKDRVIEPLLDALQYENYGYEAGGFSTTRGEQADYAVSLRDIPSVDSSRLLIEAEPLKKQLEGRGHGLDQVKSWLSQREFESDFGFATDGLVWAFVRYDPDSYTHNIISKVDLQPVFQTLYENETTRGDPPMEVVSADERERVAELIRTFDFQNFCSIIDDAQDVIKRKQEEITDEFYDDYIKYVFGVTDTEEERRARSLVGDGVDAPPNATGDDTRLFSVDLMNRLIFIKFLEDKGIVDPNLLSRLVETYDPSIQPQSLYKTYFDPLFYEVLNKKPNDRPSQVENTELYDDIPYLNGGLFRPELGTDNDIDEQDFDVRDSVLESIIELLERYQFSADGGPTDIDPSVLGSVFEKTINYLTTDPGDQNADLGAYYTPKEITRFSAEQTVRPALKEQFQETLVEEREWPKAEVDQYETVYELIDDLPGSTNLITRLLTDVDELYVVDPGMGSGHFLTSVVEEITNIRQELWKKTEEYPHRHRLKQTTVQNNIYGVDIMEPAVEIGKLRLWLSIIAELEAEDLVELDTEELALPNITFNVRQGNSLIGYVGFPEETEEGLATFERWTEDSVRSRYEDVIEEIQLHEEYKAFPEKAEQHRQNALELLEEYREELDEDILDDFQDVVDDVTQDDLDSYTPFHWVLEFAEVYADGGFDVIVGNPPWDRLRPTRDDYFVRYDEKFQSYLPEEKERRQEELLEDPGIAEGWEQYQHEIEVVSEYFHESGEYTMQKPTIGGTSQGTENDLSALFLERIFQLTREGGFAAQVLPGAIFNGASTKDLRTHILDETTIQSLVTFENRGIIFPEIHNQYNFGIVTFKNSYKTEELRGIFQQVGMDVLDDIEENALRIPRRVLREYSPEARIFPYLQSQEEVDVLNTILAQPPISEKRDGKWYAEPYAELHRTSDTDRFVEDSDEGDYPVYGGSNVYQFSYDPSFVDIESPEFWSVDEDANPEKSAKRRIREKNLRKLKRGLYDAFDGSGSQIGFVNDLLDEHRGEELSEQDVLLDCTEYRIVFRDIARASDERTIIASVIPPGTVCTNTLHTLRPYEINPDKEDLQELPLHSVYERVFTDESLFAALGLINSIPFDYLMRTKVDTHIVMYKFEESQVPRLTEGDEWFEHIWTRAARLNCYGEEFAEMRDRLGIEAATDPDEREEIQAELDAGAFHAYGLDREQTAFALDDFHTVQNPRRMTDEYLDLVLEKYDELTSK, from the coding sequence ATGTCGGTAGGGGAGGTTCAAACGGAGTTCAATATCGAGGAGTTCGAGACACAGGTCTCTGAAGCAGACGAAGACCGGATCATCGAGACGGTCGCACAGTCTATTCGCCAGCTTCGAGAACAGATCGACGACGACATTCTCGACGAAACGTTCTCGCGTGGTCGTGGAGAGTACACTCTCAAGTCGGAATACACGAGGGATCGATTGGATCCCGAACCGACCACCAAGGATCGAGTAATCGAGCCACTACTGGATGCACTCCAGTACGAGAACTACGGATACGAGGCGGGCGGGTTTTCTACGACCCGAGGCGAGCAGGCTGACTACGCGGTCTCGCTTCGTGATATTCCAAGCGTCGATTCGTCACGTCTCCTGATCGAAGCGGAGCCGTTAAAGAAACAACTCGAGGGCCGCGGACACGGGCTCGATCAGGTGAAGTCATGGCTCAGCCAGCGCGAGTTCGAATCCGACTTCGGCTTTGCGACCGACGGCCTGGTCTGGGCCTTCGTTCGGTACGACCCTGACTCGTATACTCACAACATCATCAGCAAGGTGGATCTGCAGCCCGTTTTTCAGACGCTCTACGAGAACGAGACGACTCGTGGCGACCCCCCGATGGAGGTGGTTTCTGCCGACGAACGCGAACGCGTTGCCGAGCTGATCCGGACGTTTGACTTCCAGAATTTCTGTTCTATCATTGACGATGCACAGGACGTCATCAAACGCAAGCAAGAGGAGATCACAGACGAGTTCTATGACGACTACATCAAGTACGTCTTCGGCGTCACTGATACGGAGGAAGAACGGCGTGCGAGGAGTCTCGTCGGTGACGGCGTTGATGCACCGCCGAACGCGACAGGCGACGATACGCGTCTGTTCTCCGTCGATCTGATGAATCGACTGATCTTCATCAAGTTCCTCGAGGACAAAGGTATCGTCGACCCCAATCTTCTGAGCAGACTCGTCGAGACATACGATCCAAGCATTCAGCCCCAGTCGCTGTACAAGACGTATTTCGATCCGCTGTTCTACGAGGTTCTCAATAAGAAGCCGAACGACCGGCCATCACAGGTCGAAAACACTGAACTCTACGACGATATTCCCTACCTGAACGGTGGCCTGTTCCGTCCGGAGTTAGGCACCGACAACGACATCGACGAGCAGGACTTCGACGTTCGGGACAGCGTCCTGGAGTCCATCATCGAGTTACTCGAGCGGTACCAGTTCTCTGCTGACGGTGGTCCGACCGACATCGACCCTAGCGTGTTGGGATCCGTGTTCGAGAAGACGATCAACTATCTGACTACCGACCCCGGTGACCAGAACGCCGATCTGGGTGCATACTACACGCCAAAAGAAATCACGCGTTTCAGTGCCGAACAGACAGTTCGGCCTGCTCTCAAAGAACAGTTCCAAGAGACACTCGTCGAGGAACGAGAGTGGCCGAAAGCCGAAGTCGACCAATATGAAACCGTTTATGAACTGATCGACGACCTTCCGGGCTCAACGAATCTCATTACCCGACTACTGACCGACGTCGACGAACTCTATGTCGTCGACCCGGGTATGGGCAGCGGACACTTCCTGACCTCTGTCGTCGAGGAAATCACCAACATCCGCCAAGAACTGTGGAAGAAGACCGAAGAGTATCCCCACCGGCATCGGCTGAAGCAGACGACCGTCCAGAACAACATCTACGGCGTCGACATCATGGAGCCGGCCGTCGAGATCGGCAAGCTCCGGCTGTGGCTCTCGATCATTGCCGAACTCGAGGCGGAAGATCTGGTGGAGTTGGACACCGAGGAGCTGGCACTCCCGAACATCACTTTCAACGTTCGACAGGGGAACTCGCTGATCGGCTACGTCGGCTTCCCTGAAGAGACTGAAGAGGGACTCGCGACCTTCGAGCGCTGGACCGAAGACAGCGTTCGCTCTCGATATGAGGACGTCATCGAGGAGATCCAGCTTCACGAGGAGTACAAAGCCTTCCCCGAGAAGGCCGAACAGCACCGGCAGAACGCACTCGAGCTGCTCGAGGAGTACCGGGAAGAACTCGACGAGGACATCCTTGACGACTTCCAGGACGTCGTCGACGACGTGACCCAAGATGACCTCGACAGCTATACGCCATTTCACTGGGTGCTCGAGTTCGCCGAAGTGTACGCCGACGGCGGGTTCGACGTCATCGTCGGTAACCCACCGTGGGATCGGCTCCGACCGACCCGCGACGACTACTTCGTCCGCTACGACGAGAAGTTCCAGTCGTATCTCCCCGAGGAGAAGGAACGCCGACAGGAAGAACTACTCGAGGATCCCGGGATCGCCGAAGGCTGGGAGCAGTACCAACACGAGATCGAGGTGGTCTCCGAATACTTCCACGAGTCTGGGGAGTACACGATGCAGAAACCGACCATCGGCGGAACGTCACAGGGAACGGAGAACGACCTGTCTGCTCTGTTCCTCGAGCGAATTTTCCAGCTCACCAGAGAGGGAGGGTTCGCTGCACAGGTGCTGCCAGGGGCGATATTCAACGGGGCATCGACGAAGGATCTTCGAACGCACATCCTTGACGAAACGACAATCCAGTCATTGGTGACTTTCGAGAATAGAGGAATTATATTCCCCGAAATACACAACCAGTATAATTTCGGCATAGTTACTTTCAAAAACTCATATAAGACAGAGGAGTTGCGAGGCATATTTCAGCAAGTGGGAATGGATGTTCTTGACGATATTGAAGAGAATGCGTTACGCATCCCCAGGCGAGTTCTTCGCGAATACTCACCGGAAGCGCGCATCTTCCCTTATCTCCAGTCGCAGGAGGAAGTGGACGTTCTCAACACCATACTCGCACAGCCACCAATCAGTGAAAAACGGGATGGGAAATGGTACGCAGAACCGTATGCTGAACTGCACCGAACCAGCGATACCGATCGTTTCGTCGAGGATTCTGACGAGGGCGATTACCCCGTCTATGGTGGAAGTAACGTCTACCAGTTCAGCTACGATCCGTCGTTCGTCGACATAGAGTCGCCCGAGTTCTGGAGCGTCGACGAAGACGCAAATCCTGAAAAGAGCGCCAAACGCAGAATCCGTGAAAAGAACCTCCGGAAACTCAAGCGAGGGCTCTACGATGCGTTCGACGGCAGCGGTTCACAGATCGGCTTCGTGAACGATCTACTTGATGAACATCGCGGCGAAGAACTGTCCGAACAAGACGTGCTCCTCGACTGCACTGAGTACCGTATCGTTTTCCGAGACATTGCGAGAGCATCCGACGAACGAACGATTATCGCTTCGGTGATTCCTCCAGGAACAGTCTGTACGAATACGTTGCATACCCTTCGTCCCTATGAAATCAATCCCGATAAGGAGGACTTGCAGGAGTTGCCCTTGCACTCCGTCTACGAACGTGTCTTCACGGACGAATCGCTTTTCGCCGCTCTAGGTCTGATCAACAGCATCCCGTTCGATTACCTGATGAGGACGAAAGTAGACACCCACATAGTGATGTACAAGTTCGAGGAGTCACAGGTTCCCCGCCTCACAGAAGGCGACGAGTGGTTCGAACACATCTGGACTCGAGCGGCTCGTCTCAACTGCTACGGTGAGGAGTTCGCCGAGATGCGCGATCGGCTTGGGATTGAGGCCGCGACCGATCCCGACGAACGCGAGGAGATCCAGGCCGAACTCGATGCCGGGGCGTTCCACGCCTATGGACTCGACCGAGAGCAGACCGCGTTCGCCTTAGATGACTTCCACACTGTACAGAACCCTCGCCGAATGACTGACGAATATCTCGATCTCGTGCTCGAAAAGTACGACGAACTGACGAGCAAATAA
- a CDS encoding HNH endonuclease, translating into MTRMTAEGFFGGADDRIPNLQSALRFVSKQEPTDAALTNWIIGNTTATSEENVRSNISFLESIDLLEATPDGYQTTNKGEAFWRQGEPQVMYEGLATAVDGFREICRAIPAGHRTIEDIQQQLRRAYPDYELPKGVVSRHLGWLESLDLVTKQDGVYSIPIEDGEFEVGETYSRWFIHDVLKGERYKGIATPSEHPLIFIFTGESGSDYGYEDEFLEDDTFLYTGEGTEGDMTMDDGNKAIRDHKENGDDIHLFEDTDMPWIVTYLGEYEYLSHRTETLVDENDDPRDAFRFRLAPVGGTEIESEEGTPRSLSDEELFQKAKQSSPSGSTTSTGSSSGSRSYPRSEFVREFALRMADGVCQGCEEDAPFVSKQGEPFLEVHHLTRRSDGGPDDPENVIALCPNCHRRVHEGRHGDEFNQRLKEKVKSRNEKYL; encoded by the coding sequence ATGACGCGAATGACTGCCGAGGGGTTTTTCGGTGGGGCTGATGATCGGATCCCGAACCTTCAGTCAGCCCTCCGATTCGTTTCGAAACAAGAACCAACAGATGCAGCTCTTACGAACTGGATAATAGGAAACACAACTGCTACCTCAGAAGAGAATGTTCGATCGAATATATCGTTCCTCGAGTCGATCGACCTACTCGAGGCCACTCCTGACGGCTATCAGACCACGAACAAGGGCGAAGCCTTCTGGAGACAGGGCGAGCCGCAAGTCATGTACGAAGGGCTTGCGACAGCAGTCGACGGGTTTCGCGAAATCTGTCGAGCTATCCCAGCTGGTCACCGAACGATAGAGGACATACAGCAGCAACTTCGGCGTGCTTATCCCGACTATGAGTTACCGAAGGGCGTTGTCAGCAGGCACCTCGGCTGGCTCGAATCTCTCGACCTGGTCACCAAACAGGACGGTGTTTACTCGATCCCGATCGAAGACGGCGAGTTCGAAGTTGGTGAGACGTACAGTCGGTGGTTCATCCACGACGTCCTCAAGGGCGAACGGTACAAAGGAATCGCAACACCGAGTGAGCACCCTCTGATCTTCATCTTTACCGGTGAATCCGGTAGTGACTATGGATACGAAGACGAGTTCCTCGAGGACGATACCTTCCTCTACACCGGAGAAGGAACCGAGGGCGATATGACGATGGACGACGGGAACAAGGCGATCCGCGACCACAAGGAGAACGGTGACGATATCCACCTCTTCGAAGACACCGATATGCCCTGGATCGTCACGTATCTCGGCGAGTACGAATATCTCTCACATCGAACCGAGACACTGGTGGACGAAAACGATGACCCTCGCGACGCCTTCCGTTTCCGGTTAGCTCCCGTCGGCGGAACTGAGATCGAGAGCGAGGAGGGGACACCTCGCTCGCTGTCGGATGAGGAGCTGTTTCAAAAAGCAAAGCAGAGCTCTCCGTCAGGATCAACGACCTCGACGGGCAGCTCGAGCGGTAGCCGTTCATACCCGCGATCCGAGTTCGTCCGGGAATTCGCCCTTCGAATGGCGGACGGTGTGTGCCAGGGCTGTGAGGAAGACGCACCGTTCGTGAGCAAACAAGGTGAGCCGTTCCTCGAGGTCCATCACCTTACCCGTCGGAGTGATGGAGGGCCTGACGATCCGGAGAACGTCATCGCCCTGTGTCCGAACTGTCATCGCCGGGTGCACGAGGGCCGTCATGGCGACGAGTTTAATCAAAGGCTGAAGGAAAAAGTCAAGTCACGGAACGAAAAGTACCTTTAA
- a CDS encoding PadR family transcriptional regulator, with product MNSKLLPLALLEVNDEEPIEGITRFMKLVFLAQEERLGRDIYEYVPGQYGPFSKELYDDLDKLERKEFVERVDEPTIKENDRQVYQITDKGRRTLRQAREIPDNDFPEAVESISELKDSYNSMDLWDLLEYVYAEYPHMAENSVLDIPVEA from the coding sequence ATGAATTCCAAGCTCCTCCCACTAGCACTCCTTGAGGTGAACGATGAGGAGCCAATAGAAGGAATAACCAGATTCATGAAGCTGGTTTTCCTGGCGCAAGAGGAGCGGCTAGGAAGAGATATCTACGAATATGTTCCTGGCCAATACGGACCCTTCTCAAAGGAACTCTATGATGATCTGGATAAATTAGAAAGAAAAGAGTTCGTAGAACGAGTTGATGAGCCGACTATCAAAGAGAATGATAGGCAGGTTTACCAGATCACGGATAAGGGAAGAAGAACTCTAAGGCAGGCAAGAGAGATTCCGGATAATGACTTTCCAGAAGCTGTAGAGTCAATCAGTGAATTAAAAGATAGTTATAATTCAATGGACTTGTGGGACTTGTTAGAGTATGTTTATGCGGAATATCCACACATGGCTGAAAACAGTGTCCTTGATATTCCTGTAGAGGCCTAA
- a CDS encoding DUF6338 family protein has product MVSGISLGLNLVSLILLILPGIAGVKIGLLITDRADWLNRTDTIALSFGISLLSVVIFYLLYSNYKLGFASYRDLIELVSEPQSAIGVYMFIILISAVQGAILGYTEFGGDRVASRQGLWYKFFSIIETESSKKKYQVRVRMQNGDELQGRIEDKGEISTDRDILLENPRRLFYNQDGEIVHHYKFTGYAYLHNAQISHVEFDDIRDADRVMRWKFDDRPKDDDDDETEELEDMAKAQEEDVENNEGE; this is encoded by the coding sequence ATGGTAAGTGGTATTTCACTGGGTCTGAACCTGGTCTCACTTATATTGTTGATACTTCCTGGTATAGCTGGTGTGAAAATAGGACTTCTAATTACTGATCGTGCTGATTGGCTCAATCGAACAGATACAATTGCTCTAAGCTTTGGTATAAGCCTTTTATCAGTTGTTATATTTTACTTATTATATAGCAACTATAAACTAGGGTTCGCCTCATATAGAGATCTAATAGAACTTGTTTCCGAACCGCAATCTGCCATTGGTGTGTATATGTTTATTATTCTCATTTCGGCTGTACAGGGAGCAATATTAGGATATACTGAATTTGGTGGAGACCGAGTTGCAAGTAGGCAAGGACTCTGGTATAAATTCTTCTCGATAATAGAAACGGAGTCTTCCAAGAAAAAGTACCAAGTTCGTGTGCGTATGCAAAACGGAGATGAGCTACAAGGAAGAATCGAAGATAAAGGCGAAATAAGCACTGATAGGGATATTCTCTTAGAAAATCCACGGCGGCTTTTTTACAATCAAGATGGGGAGATTGTACACCATTACAAATTCACAGGGTATGCATATCTTCACAACGCTCAGATATCTCACGTAGAGTTTGACGACATAAGGGATGCTGATAGAGTTATGAGATGGAAATTTGATGACCGACCCAAGGATGACGACGATGATGAAACTGAAGAGTTAGAGGATATGGCGAAAGCACAAGAGGAGGACGTGGAAAACAATGAAGGCGAATAG
- a CDS encoding ISH6 family transposase, translated as MHATIDAQVTVSIDLDKTLPLATLAESLTELHLEATILEELVKSLDERLVEAYCGEKHARGNGDRRFQRAGTTTRTAVTTAGEHEFSLHHVKDTAATGDDPTYFRPLEDLIKFDGQRIYQEDISLQSTELATSLSFRDAVAHGDGFTPMPSRTTINRRVREYGSKLGDFVRDRLPGTNADTVVPDGTKCHSQDDHCTYHDVNVTLGQITEDNAETTLLDVNVNEPWDDTAEDLEENEAITDDATVVSDAEESLVDAFETSYRSHQLDLVHVGRTLGYKLWKDGTFSLETRKAIASDVTNDLFHLKNSVALHASRNERLAIRERIDQTLENLTKEAWRLEQQDSPKAAAYLRKWAQATVTFAELALEGQEVLWTSNVVERAMGEISKRCKNQWMRWTESGLESLLWLNLVRYADSEQFAAFADELLERSAKTAMTLEVSVDATRGEL; from the coding sequence ATGCACGCCACAATCGACGCGCAAGTCACGGTTAGCATCGACTTAGACAAAACGCTACCGCTTGCCACTCTCGCTGAATCTCTCACAGAGCTTCACCTCGAGGCGACGATCCTCGAGGAGCTTGTCAAAAGCCTCGACGAGCGCCTCGTCGAGGCGTACTGTGGGGAGAAACACGCGCGCGGAAACGGCGATCGCCGTTTCCAGCGCGCCGGAACCACAACACGAACAGCTGTGACAACCGCAGGAGAGCACGAATTTTCCCTTCATCACGTCAAAGACACCGCTGCCACCGGTGACGATCCTACCTACTTCCGCCCTCTCGAAGATCTCATCAAATTCGACGGGCAGCGCATCTATCAAGAGGATATTTCGCTCCAGAGTACCGAACTCGCTACGTCGCTCAGCTTTCGTGATGCCGTTGCCCACGGCGACGGCTTCACTCCGATGCCTTCGAGAACCACGATCAACCGCCGAGTCCGTGAGTACGGCAGCAAACTCGGTGACTTCGTTCGTGATCGGCTTCCTGGGACGAATGCAGACACTGTCGTTCCTGACGGAACGAAGTGTCATAGCCAGGACGATCACTGCACGTACCACGACGTCAACGTCACTCTCGGACAGATCACCGAAGACAACGCGGAAACCACGCTCTTAGACGTCAATGTCAACGAACCGTGGGACGATACAGCAGAAGATCTCGAAGAGAACGAGGCGATCACTGACGACGCGACGGTCGTCAGTGACGCCGAGGAATCCCTCGTCGACGCCTTCGAGACCAGCTATCGATCTCATCAGCTCGATCTCGTTCATGTCGGTCGAACGCTTGGATACAAGCTGTGGAAGGACGGTACCTTTTCGCTCGAAACGCGGAAAGCGATCGCCTCAGACGTCACAAACGACTTGTTCCATCTGAAAAACTCGGTTGCGCTCCATGCATCGAGGAATGAGCGTTTGGCGATCCGCGAGCGGATCGACCAAACGCTCGAGAACCTCACGAAGGAGGCGTGGCGCTTAGAGCAACAGGACTCTCCAAAAGCAGCGGCGTACCTCCGAAAATGGGCACAAGCAACCGTCACATTCGCCGAACTCGCACTCGAGGGACAAGAGGTTCTGTGGACATCGAACGTGGTTGAACGAGCCATGGGCGAAATCTCGAAGCGGTGTAAAAACCAGTGGATGAGATGGACAGAGTCCGGCTTAGAATCGCTCCTCTGGCTCAATCTCGTGAGATATGCCGATTCCGAGCAGTTCGCGGCGTTCGCCGACGAACTGCTCGAGCGTTCAGCCAAAACAGCCATGACATTGGAGGTGTCAGTTGACGCTACCAGAGGCGAACTCTAG